The DNA sequence CGAAGCCGACGGCGCGCCGCCCACTCCCGGCACCGGGCTGCTGGGCGCGCTGGCGGACGTGCGGGCCACCGCCGAGTCGTCCGTGCTGGTCGAGTACGGCGACGTGGCGGCCGTGCGGGCGCTGCTGGCCGCGGACGCCGAGCGCTTCGGCGGCCTCCGGGGCTACGGCTACTCCGACCTCGCCGGGCACAGCCGCGTGCTGCCCGACCTGGTCGGCTTCGACCCGGCGGCGGCCACCACGGCGTTGCGGGTCGGGCAGCCGCCGACGTGGGCCGCCGTGCTGCGGATGGACGTCGACGTGGCGGCGGTGGACGCGAAGCTCCAGGCGCTCGGCGGCCGCAAGGGCGGCTCCGGCACGTGGACCACCGGCCCGGACCACGAGATCGACCCGGACGGGCCGCTGGCGGAGGCCGGGATCGTGACCGGGTTCCAGCAGGTCCGCGTGCAGGCCGGCGCGGTGACGCACGCCCCCGCCGGTGAGGCGTTGAAGTGGGTCACCGAACCGGCCGGTGACAACTCGCTCGCCGCCGACCCGATGATCGGCGAACTGGCCCGGTGCCTCGGCGAGGTGTCGGCCGCCGTGATCAGCAAGCCGAAGAGCGGGCTGCCGGTGGCCGCGGGCGTGCGGACCGCCGCCGACGGCGGGACGACCGAGGTGGTGTGCGTGCCCGACGAGAACCCCAACGCGCTCATGGACCTGGTGCGCACCAACCTCGAATCCGAGCCGTGGTCCGCGACGCTGCCCGGCGCGACCGTCGACCAACCCGCCGACCAGACCGGTGTCGTGCGGGTGCTCGCGCCGGCCGCGCCGGACGTCCGGGTCGGTCGGGTGCTGGTGGCGTCGCAGCGCGGCGAGCTGCCGACGTTGTTCGACTGACCACGACCGCCCTCGGCGACCGTCAGTCGAAGCGCTGCGCCACCTGTTCACGCCGGGCCGCGACCGACGACCCCGACTCGCGCCGCGCCATGCGGCGCAGCACCACCGATGCCAGGGCGAACCCCACCACCGCCCAGACACCCAGCACGAGCACCGTCTCCCCGTGCCGCCACGACCCACCGATCTCGGCCGCCGCCACCGCGTCCGGCAGCAGCGCGGACCTCAGGCCGAGCCCCATCCAGTACAACGGGAACGCCTGGCCGACCCACTGCGACCACTCCGGCAGCGCGGTGATCGGGTAGAACACGCCCGACACCGCCACCAGCGCCATGAGCAGGAGGGTGACGAACCCGAGGCTCTGGGTGTTGCCGAACACCGCGCCCAGGATCGCCCCGATCGGCAGCACCGCGAGCAGGCCGAGCCCGAGCACCCACACCAACGTCACCCACGTGGACACGCGGCCCGGCCGCAGGCCGTCGAACAGCAGCATCGCGGGGACGAGGACGAGCAGGACCACGGCCACCGCCATCGCCGCCTTGCCCAGCACCTTGCCGACCACGTAGGCCGGCACCCCGTTCGGCGTCGCCTTCGCCCGCAGGAGCGTGCCGTCCTCGCGGTCCATGGTCAGCGTCATCGCGAGCCCCACCAACCCGGTGAACACGGCGTTCATGGCGAGGATGCCGGGCACGGCCTGCGCGCCGAGCGGGAAGTCGACGCCGGGTATCGCGCCGTCGCCGAACGCGTACATCACGATCAGCGCCACCACGGGCAGCCACAGCCAGCCCATCAGCTCGCCCGCGTTCGTCATGGTGTGCCCGAACTCGATCCGGCCGCGCCGCACCCCGGCGCGGACCGCCACCGCACGGCCGTTCACGCGCTCACCGCCACGTGCTCGGAGTCGCGCACCAGCGCCAGGTACACCTCTTCCAGGCTCGCGCGCCGCACTTCGAGGTCGTCCACCGCCTCGCCGTGCTCGGCGAACAGCTCCCGCACGTACGAGGTGGAGTCGGCAGTCGACAGCACGTGCTCCACCCCGTCCAGCCGGTAGCGGACCTCGGCCTCGCCGGCGATGCGGTCGGCCAGCTCGGCGGCGGTGCCGTCGGCGACCACGCGCCCGGACACCAGGATGACGATGCGGTCGGCCAGCTTCTCCGCCTCGGTCAGGTCGTGGGTGGTGAGCAGGATGGCGGTGCCGGTCAGGCGGCCCACCACCTCGTGGAACCCCCGTCGCGCCTCGGGGTCGAAGCCGACCGTCGGCTCGTCCAGGAACAGCAGGTCGGGGTGCCCGATCAGGCCGACCGCGACGTCCAACCGCCGCCGCTGCCCGCCGGACAGCGCGCCGACCCTCTTGTCGGCGTGGTCGGTGAGGCCGACCAGCCCGATCAGCTCGTCCGGGTCGAACACCCGCTCGCGGTAGGGCTCGTAGAACAGGGTGAGGTAGGACAGCAACTCCCGCACCCGCCACCGGCCGTGGTCGCGCCACGACTGGAGCACCACGCCCAAGCGGGCCCGCCACGCCTCGTCACCGCGGTCGGGGTCCACACCCAGCACGCTCACCTCCCCGCCCGACCGCTTGCGGAAGCCCTCCAGGATCTCGATGGTCGTGGTCTTGCCCGCGCCGTTGGGCCCGAGCAGCGCGACCACCTCGCCCGGTCCGACGGTCAGGTCCACCCCCTTCAGCACGTCGGTGGAGCCGTAGCGCATGCGCAGGTCCCGCGTGTGCACGACCGGCGATTCCCGCTGGTTGTCGCTGGTTTTCATGCTTCAACCGTATCGTTGAAGTACCCTGTTTAAGGTTGTGCCGAGTTCCCCCGGGAACCTCGGCCGCAACCTTCAAATTCCCGTTGAACGTGAGGGCGGTCGGCGTGGGGCTTCGCCCGGTGGATCTGGCCCGCGCCGCGGGCATCTCGGCCCAGCAGGTGCGCAACTACCTCGCCGACGGCGTGCTGCCACCCGCCGAACGCTCGGCGGCCGGGTACCGGGTGTTCGACGAGCGGCACCGGCAGGCGGTGACGACGTACCGGGCGCTGGGTCGCGGCTACGGGTGGGACGCCGCCAAGGCCATCATGCGCTCGATCCACGCGGGCGCGCCCGACCCGGCACTGGCCCGGCTCGACGCCCTGCACGCGGCGGCGCACGAGCAGCGGCTGGCGCTGCGGGCGACAGCCGAGGCGTTGGAGGCGGTGGCGCTGGAGGCGGTGGCCGGGCACCCGCCGGACACCGTGCCGCGGACCGGGTTGCGGGTCGGCGAGGTCGCGGCGCGGCTGGGTGTGCGGCCGTCGGCGTTGCGGGTGTGGGAGTCGGCCGGCCTGCTGCTGCCCGGGCGCGACACCGACGGGCACCGCCGGTTCGGCCCGACCGACCTGCGCGACGCCCGCCTGGTGGCGACGCTGCGGCAGAGCCGCTACCCGCTGCCCGCGATCAAGCCGATCATGGACGAGTTCCGCAGCTCGGGCGGCGCGGACGCGTTGCGGGCCGCGATCACCGCGCGGGAGGCCGAACTGGGCCGGCGGGCCAGGGCGATGCTGACCGCGGCCGCCGCCCTGGACGGCTACCTGGCCGTGGTCAGCCCGGCTTCGTAGGCCACGATCGCGGCCTGGACCCGGTTGGCCACGTCGAGGCGGTGCAGGATCGCGCTGACGTGCGCCTTCACCGTGCCCTCGACCAGGGTCAGGCGGCGGGCGATCTCCTGGTTGGACAGCCCCTCCCCGACCAGCGCCAGCACCTCGCGCTCCCGTCCGGTGAGGGCGGCGACCCGGTGGCGGGCGTCGTCGTGGCGGGTGAGCCGACCGCCGCGCAGGTCGGCCACCACGCGGAGGGCGATCCTGGGTGACAGGTAGGCCGCGCCGTCGGCCACCGCGCGCACGCCGATCAGGAGTTCCCGGGGGTCCGCGGCCTTGAGCAGGAAGCCGTTCGCCCCTTCACCCAACGCCCGCGCCACGTACTCGTCCTCGTCGAACGTCGTCAGCATCACGACCGCGACGTCCGGTGCGGCCCGCCGGAGCTCGGCGGCGGCGGCCAGGCCGTCCAGGCGGGGCATGCGGATGTCGAGCAGCGCCACGTCGGGCCGGTGGACGCGGGCCAGCTCGACCGCTTCCCGCCCGTCGACGGCCTCGGCGACCACGTCGATGCCCGGGTCGGTGTCCAGGATCGCCTTCACGCCGGCGCGGACCATCGCCTCGTCGTCGGCGAGCAGCACGCGGATCACGCCCCACCTCCCCGGGGCAGCCGGGCCGTCACGGTGAACCGGCCGTCGACCACGCCCGACCGCAGCGTGCCACCGAGCAGCCGGACCCGTTCCGCCAACCCCTCCAGCCCACTGCCGCCGTCGCCGGCGGGTTCCCGGTCGACCGGGTTGGTCACGGTCACCACCACGTCCTCCATCCCGGCGACCTCCACGGTCACGGGCGCGCCGGGCGCGTGCCGCGCGGCGTTCGTCAACGCCTCCTGCACGACCCGGTGCACGGCCCGGTCCGTCAACGACGGCAGCTCGGCCGGGTCGCCGGTCCGGGTCAGCACCACCGGCAGGCCCGCCTGCGCCGCCCGTGCCACCAACGCCTCCACCGTCTCGTCGGGCGGTTCGAGCGTCGTGGGCCCCTCCCGCAGGACGCCCACCGTGCGCCGCAGCCGGTCGGTGGCGGTCACCGCCGAGGCGCGCAGACCGGCCGCCGCCGCGCGGGTCGACTCGGTCTCGGCGGTCAGCTCCAACGCGCCCGCCCGCAGCGCGATCAACGCCAGCTCGTGGCCGAGCGAGTCGTGCATGTCGGCCGCGATGCGGGTCCGCTCCCGCAGGCGGGCGCGTTCGGCGACCAGCTCCTGCGCCCGTTCCAACTGCACAATCCGCTCCCGCCCCACGGTGATCAGCTCGGCCTGCTGCCGCCGGAACCGGCCGGCGAGCCACGGCAGCACGACGGACAGGCCGAGGCTCGCGAACGCGCCGACGCCTTCCCAGATCCGCCACGCCGCGATGCCCACCCCGACCACCGCCACCGCACCCACGACCAGGCCGCCGCGGTGCACCGGCAGGTGCCTGCCGTGCAGGTGGAGCAGCACGGCCAACACCGGGTACAGCAGTTGCCGCCACGCGGGCAGCGCGTCGGTGGCCACCCCGTTCAGCAGACCCGCGAGCGCGAGGGCCGCGAGGAGCGTGGCGTTGCGCATGGTGCGGAGATTACCGACCGGCATCCTCAGTGGACCGTCGCGCGCGAGCGGAGCAGCCGGGCGGTCACCGTCGCCAGGCCCGCGACCGCCGTGACGACCACGGTGATGGTCAGCGGCAGGGCGAAGTACGTGAGCTGCGCCCACGTCACCGTGCGGCCGTTCACCAGGAACGACACCAGGTCGGGGTAGGCCGCCAGGAGCACCGCCGGCAGCAGCAGCGGCACGCACCGCAGCGCCGCCCGCCACCTCGGCGTGCCCGCGCGACGTCGTGCCCACGTGGCCGACCTCGTCACGCCGAGCACGCCCGCCCCGGCGGCCGCCACCGCGATCAGGCCGAGCACCAGCTCGAACACCTGCCGCCCGCCGCCGACGGGCCCGGGGGCGCGCCCCTGGCTCAAGGCGATCAGGCCGTTGAGGATGTCGTAGGTGTCGTCCCGCAACGACGCGCTGTTGGCCAGCACCGCGAACCCGTGCCCGGTGCCGGGCACGATCGCCTGCACGGCCGAGTAGGTGAACAGGTTGCCGGGGTGCACGAGCTGCTCGACGCCGCCCGGTCCGACGTCCGGGATCCAGCCCATGGCGTAATCGTCCACAGTGGACTTGCTGTGCATGGCGCGCAGGCCGTCCGGTGACACCAACCGCGGACCGTGGCCGGTCTGGCTGATCAACCACTTGCCCATGTCGGCCGCCGTGGTGATGACCCCGCCACCGCCGCTGGAGTCGAGGAAGCCGGGCAGTTCGGCGCGGCTCAGCCACGCGCCGAACACCGAGTTGTAGCCGTCGGCCGGCCGGACCTCGTCCGCCGACACCGCGCTGCGCGACATGCCCAGCGGTCCGAACACGTGCTGCTCCAGGTACTCGCCGAACGTCCGCCCGCTCGCCACCTCGACCAGTCGTGCGGCCAGGTCGTAGTTGACGTTGCAGTACTCGTGGCGCGTGCCGGGGTCGGCGGCGAGCGAGTCGCCGGCGAGCTTGGTGGTGTACTCGGTGAGGGAGGTCGAGGTCTCCAGGGCGGTCACGTCGATCGTGGTGTCGGAGAAGCCGGACGTCTGGTTCAGCAGGTGGCGGACCGTCACGCCGGTGAACCGGGGGTCGGCCATCGTGAAGCCGGGCAGTTGGTCGGCCACCGGCTCGTCCAGGGCGATCCGACCGTCCTCCACCAGGGTCATCACGGCCATCGCGGTGAACGACTTGCTGACCGAGGCGATCCGCATCGGCGTGTCGGCCGTGATGGGCGCGCCCTCGGAGTCCTCGCCGTACCCGGCGGCGTGGACGAGGCGGTCGCCTTGCGTCACGACCACCGACACGCCCGGCATGCCGGTGTCGTGCATGACTTCGGCCAGGAAGTCGTCGATCGTGGACGGGGCGGCGTGGGCGGTCGGGGACAGGAGCGTCGCGGCGAGGGCCGTGATGCCGATCAGCGTGGCTTTCATGGTGCCGACGGTAGGAACGG is a window from the Saccharothrix saharensis genome containing:
- a CDS encoding sensor histidine kinase; the encoded protein is MRNATLLAALALAGLLNGVATDALPAWRQLLYPVLAVLLHLHGRHLPVHRGGLVVGAVAVVGVGIAAWRIWEGVGAFASLGLSVVLPWLAGRFRRQQAELITVGRERIVQLERAQELVAERARLRERTRIAADMHDSLGHELALIALRAGALELTAETESTRAAAAGLRASAVTATDRLRRTVGVLREGPTTLEPPDETVEALVARAAQAGLPVVLTRTGDPAELPSLTDRAVHRVVQEALTNAARHAPGAPVTVEVAGMEDVVVTVTNPVDREPAGDGGSGLEGLAERVRLLGGTLRSGVVDGRFTVTARLPRGGGA
- a CDS encoding serine hydrolase domain-containing protein — translated: MKATLIGITALAATLLSPTAHAAPSTIDDFLAEVMHDTGMPGVSVVVTQGDRLVHAAGYGEDSEGAPITADTPMRIASVSKSFTAMAVMTLVEDGRIALDEPVADQLPGFTMADPRFTGVTVRHLLNQTSGFSDTTIDVTALETSTSLTEYTTKLAGDSLAADPGTRHEYCNVNYDLAARLVEVASGRTFGEYLEQHVFGPLGMSRSAVSADEVRPADGYNSVFGAWLSRAELPGFLDSSGGGGVITTAADMGKWLISQTGHGPRLVSPDGLRAMHSKSTVDDYAMGWIPDVGPGGVEQLVHPGNLFTYSAVQAIVPGTGHGFAVLANSASLRDDTYDILNGLIALSQGRAPGPVGGGRQVFELVLGLIAVAAAGAGVLGVTRSATWARRRAGTPRWRAALRCVPLLLPAVLLAAYPDLVSFLVNGRTVTWAQLTYFALPLTITVVVTAVAGLATVTARLLRSRATVH
- a CDS encoding MerR family transcriptional regulator → MGLRPVDLARAAGISAQQVRNYLADGVLPPAERSAAGYRVFDERHRQAVTTYRALGRGYGWDAAKAIMRSIHAGAPDPALARLDALHAAAHEQRLALRATAEALEAVALEAVAGHPPDTVPRTGLRVGEVAARLGVRPSALRVWESAGLLLPGRDTDGHRRFGPTDLRDARLVATLRQSRYPLPAIKPIMDEFRSSGGADALRAAITAREAELGRRARAMLTAAAALDGYLAVVSPAS
- a CDS encoding ABC transporter permease; the protein is MNGRAVAVRAGVRRGRIEFGHTMTNAGELMGWLWLPVVALIVMYAFGDGAIPGVDFPLGAQAVPGILAMNAVFTGLVGLAMTLTMDREDGTLLRAKATPNGVPAYVVGKVLGKAAMAVAVVLLVLVPAMLLFDGLRPGRVSTWVTLVWVLGLGLLAVLPIGAILGAVFGNTQSLGFVTLLLMALVAVSGVFYPITALPEWSQWVGQAFPLYWMGLGLRSALLPDAVAAAEIGGSWRHGETVLVLGVWAVVGFALASVVLRRMARRESGSSVAARREQVAQRFD
- a CDS encoding ABC transporter ATP-binding protein, producing MKTSDNQRESPVVHTRDLRMRYGSTDVLKGVDLTVGPGEVVALLGPNGAGKTTTIEILEGFRKRSGGEVSVLGVDPDRGDEAWRARLGVVLQSWRDHGRWRVRELLSYLTLFYEPYRERVFDPDELIGLVGLTDHADKRVGALSGGQRRRLDVAVGLIGHPDLLFLDEPTVGFDPEARRGFHEVVGRLTGTAILLTTHDLTEAEKLADRIVILVSGRVVADGTAAELADRIAGEAEVRYRLDGVEHVLSTADSTSYVRELFAEHGEAVDDLEVRRASLEEVYLALVRDSEHVAVSA
- a CDS encoding response regulator, with product MIRVLLADDEAMVRAGVKAILDTDPGIDVVAEAVDGREAVELARVHRPDVALLDIRMPRLDGLAAAAELRRAAPDVAVVMLTTFDEDEYVARALGEGANGFLLKAADPRELLIGVRAVADGAAYLSPRIALRVVADLRGGRLTRHDDARHRVAALTGREREVLALVGEGLSNQEIARRLTLVEGTVKAHVSAILHRLDVANRVQAAIVAYEAGLTTAR